A portion of the Cryptomeria japonica unplaced genomic scaffold, Sugi_1.0 HiC_scaffold_735, whole genome shotgun sequence genome contains these proteins:
- the LOC131045127 gene encoding uncharacterized protein LOC131045127, with amino-acid sequence MTFTKWVLLIMVCAAVAAQARACRARCENHHYSCSKRGSFPCPSRCPRICYVNCKRCKVKCPVESTRRLSEASLSAACDKPGAVCHDPRFIGGESSMFYFHGKKGKDFCLVSDKDLHINAHFMGKSATQEQELKHDLTWVKSIGVRFGSHQIYLGANKVARWESALDQLTLLVDGQSVLLPPRRGAQWEDRLSPLKITRVLNVNAVILQVPHKFSLTAWVVPVTAEESRVHGYGMTEDDCLAHLQLNFKFCELSPNVNGVLGQTYSSGFKSHLKVGGVMEGEDKFAVSHLFATDCKVARFVEGMESRLGFFRLSPTV; translated from the exons ATGACCTTCACAAAATGGGTTCTGCTTATTATGGTCTGTGCAGCGGTTGCAGCTCAAGCCAGGGCATGCAGGGCCAGATGTGAAAATCATCATTACAGCTGCTCTAAACGCGGATCGTTTCCGTGTCCTTCTCGCTGTCCGCGGATTTGCTACGTCAACTGCAAGCGCTGCAAGGTCAAATGCCCCGTGGAGAGCACCC GACGTCTGTCTGAAGCATCTTTGTCTGCGGCCTGTGACAAGCCGGGTGCGGTGTGCCACGACCCGCGGTTCATAGGCGGGGAAAGCAGTATGTTCTATTTCCACGGCAAAAAGGGCAAAGACTTCTGCCTTGTCTCCGACAAAGATCTGCACATCAACGCGCACTTCATGGGCAAGAGCGCAACGCAGGAGCAAGAGCTGAAGCACGACTTGACGTGGGTGAAGTCTATCGGCGTGCGCTTCGGTTCCCATCAAATCTACCTTGGCGCCAACAAAGTTGCCCGCTGGGAAAGCGCCCTGGATCAGCTCACGCTCCTTGTCGATGGGCAAAGCGTTCTTCTCCCGCCCCGTAGAGGCGCCCAGTGGGAGGACCGGTTGAGCCCGTTGAAGATCACACGTGTACTGAATGTTAATGCTGTAATACTGCAAGTGCCACACAAATTCAGTCTAACGGCCTGGGTGGTTCCCGTTACGGCCGAGGAGTCTAGGGTTCATGGCTACGGGATGACTGAAGATGACTGCCTTGCGCACCTGCAGCTGAATTTTAAGTTCTGTGAGCTCAGCCCTAATGTGAACGGCGTTTTGGGGCAGACGTACTCTTCTGGGTTTAAGAGCCACTTGAAGGTGGGCGGTGTTATGGAAGGGGAGGATAAATTTGCAGTGTCGCATCTCTTTGCTACGGACTGTAAGGTTGCCAGGTTTGTCGAAGGAATGGAATCGCGGCTCGGGTTCTTTAGGTTGTCCCCCACGGTTTAA